In the Neisseria sp. KEM232 genome, GCGAAAACGAGTTGCGCGAATATTACGCAGGCTGGGAGCTGGTCGAATACAAGGAAGAACCCGGCGCCATGCACGCCACCGACGACGCGGGCAACCCGATACGCTTCAAATTCGTCACCATGCTGGCGAAAAAGCCCGAATAAGGCCGCCGGCAAAAGGCCGTCTGAAAGCACGTTTTCCCGTTTTCAGACGGCCTTTTGCTTTTCACCGCGCTTTCAGACGGCCGCAACGCATCAGGCCGTCTGAACAGAAACACCCCGCCCGTTCGGCTATAATCGCCCGCCTTTTCCTTTTCAGACGGCCTCCCCATGAGCATCTACGCCCTCAAACCCCGATTCCAAAACCTGCTGCGCCCGCTGGTGCGCCGCCTGCACGCGCGCGGCATCACCGCCAACCAAGTCACCCTCGCCGCCTGCGCCGCCTCCGTCCTGCTCGGCCTGCTGCTGGCCGCCGCCGCGCAACACCGCATCCACGCCCTCTTCTGGCTGCTGCCCGTGTGGCTCATTATCCGCATGGCGCTCAACGCCGCCGACGGCATGCTGGCGCGCGAATTCGGCCAACAATCGGCGCTGGGCGGCTATCTCAACGAAATCACCGACGTCGCCGCCGACGCCGCACTCTACCTGCCCTTCGCCTTCGTTGCCCCCTTCGGCGGCCTCGAAACCGCCCTCTTTGTCTGGCTTGCGGCACTAAGCGAACTGTGCGGCGTACTCGGCCAGGTACACGGCAGCGGCCGCCGCTACGACGGCCCGCTGGGCAAAAGCGACCGCGCCTTCCTCACCGGCCTTCTGGCCGTGTGGTATGCCGCCGCCGGCAGCCTGCCCGCCGCCTGCTACTGGCTGATGTGGCTCGCCTGCGCCCTGCTCGTCCTCACCTGTCTGCGCCGCGTGAAAAGCGGCCTGGCCGACGCAGACGAATCCTGAACATCCGTTCCGCCAACCCGCCCACACCATAAGGAAACCCGCATGACCCTCACAGCCGCCATCATCGGCGCCACCGGCGCCACCGGCCGCGAACTCACCGCCCTCCTGCTCGACGATCCGCGTTTTGGCGAAGTGCACATCTTCGTGCGCCGCGAACCCCGAATCAGCCACGACAAACTGCGCGTGCACATCATCGACTTCGCCCGCTCCGCCGACTGGGCAGCGCAAGTGCGCGGCGACATTCTCTTTTCCTGCCTCGGCACAACGCTGAAAGACGCGGGCAGCCAAGAGGCGCAGCGCCAAATCGACTATCAGGCCGTTATCGACACCGCCCGCGCCGCCCGCGCCAACGGCGTGCCGACCTTTGCCCTGCTCTCCGCCGCGGGCGCCGACCCGCAGTCGCGCATCTTTTATTCGCGTCTCAAAGGCGAACTCGAACGCGACAGCGCCACGCTCGCTTTCCCGCAACTGCTCGTCTTCCGATCGCCCCTGCTGCTGCGCCCCGACAGCAAGCGCCCCGCCGAAGTGTGGAGCGCACGCCTGCTTAGCGCCCTCAACGCCATCGGCATCCTGAAAAGCCAGCAGTCCCTGCCCGTCGCCGACCTTGCCCGTGCCATGGCCGACGCCGCCGCCCAGGCGCACACGCAGGCAGAGCGCAGCGAAACCGTTTTTCCACCCGCCGACATCCGCCGCCTGCTCGGACAAGGCTGAGGCCGTCTGAAAACCCAAAGGCCGTCTGAAACCCGATTCGGGGTTTTCAGACGGCCTCTTGTTTGTCTGCCCTTACCTGTCTCCCGCCTCAAACAGGAAAACGCCGTCCCGATTTGCGGGGCAACGGCACAGAGACCGTCTGAAAACAGAGTTGCAAACGAAGCGGCAAATTTCTTCCGTTAATCAAGAAAGGCCGTCTGAAAACCCGAATCGGATTTTCAGACGGCCTCTCGTTTTGCCAAACCTGCCCATTCGGGAATTTCCACCTGCGCCATCGGGAATCACGCCGCCAGCCGGCTGGGCGGGGCAGGGGGTTTCGGTTTTAAATCGCGCTTCCCGCAACAGCAAGGAGTGCCGCGATGAAGCGTTTTTTCCCGACCGCCTGCGCCCTGGCGCTGGCCGCCTGTCTGCCCGCCGAGCAGGCGCAGGATGTTCCGCCTGCCGCAGCAAATGCCGCATCCGCCGCCGCAAGCGCGGACACGCTCGCCGTGCCAACCGTGCGCGACGAAATTGTCGTGCCCAGGCAGCCTGAAAGAGTGGCGGTGTACGACTGGGCGGCTTTGGATGCCTTGAACCAATTGGGCGTGAACGTGGACGCGACCACCGCGCCGATGCAGATTGATTACCTGTAACCCGTGTTTGCCCGCGCGATAACCGTAGGCACGGTGTTCGAACCCGATTACGAAGCGCTAAACGCCTACCGCCCGCAGCTCGTCATCACCGGCGGGCCGAGCGCAGAAGCCTATCCCAAGCTCGCCGGCATTGCGCCGACCGTCGATCTGACGGTGGACAACGCCAATATCCGCGAAAGCGGCGGGCAGCAGATGGACGCGCTGGCGCGGATTTTCGGCCGCGAAGCCCAAGCGGCCAAGCTCAAAGCCGAAATCGACGCGCTGTTTGCCCAAACCCGCACCGCCGCCAAAGGCCAAGGGCGCTGCCTGGTGCTTTCCATACCCTGCTGGCCGCCGCGCTGCTGCCGTTTTACGCGCAGGCCGATACCGTTGCGCCGGGCGATAGCGCCGAGCTGGAAACCGTTACCGTAACCGCCGTGCGCGGCGGCGCGGTGTCGGCTTCGCCGCTGGGTCTGCCGATGACGCTGCGCGAGCTGCCGCAGAGCACCAGTATCATTGGACAACGTCAGATGCGCGAGCAGAACATCCGCACGCTTGACGATGCGCTGGTACAGGCCAACGGCGTAAGCCGCCAGATTTACGGCTCCAACCGCGCGGGCTACAACTATCTGTTTGCACGCGGCAGCCGCATCACCAATTTCAGCATCGACGGCCTGAACGCGGGCGACTCGCTGCAAGACGCGGGCAATGCCGCCACCGCCGCCTACGAGCGCGTGGAAGTGGTGCGCGGCGCCAACGGCCTGCTTTACGGCGCGGGCGAGCCGTCGGCTTCGGTGAACTTGGTACGCAAACGGCCGACGCGCACGCCGCAGGCGCAAATCGCGCTCCATGCTGGCAGCTACCGCCAAAACGGCGCGTCGGCCGACGTTTCAGGCAGCCTGAACGATGCCGGCACGCTGCGCGGCCGCGCCGTGGCCGATTTCCACCACGGCCGCACGTGGCGTGAGCGCGAAAAAAGCCGCGATTTCTCGCTCTATGGCATCGCCGAATACGACGTAACGCCCGCTACCCGCCTGCATGCGGGCGCGCATTACCAGCAGGCCAGAGAAACCGCCGCCTCTTCGCACAGCACCGTTACCTATGACAACGCAGGTTATGCCACCCCGCTGGGCGTGCATTACAACCCGTCGGCAGACTGGGCATACAGCCGCACGCGCACACTGAACCTGTTTGCGGGCGTACAGCATCAGTTCCGAAACGGCGTGCAGGGCAAAGTGGAATACAGCTACACAAAACGCGATTGGGATCATCCCTACGGCGTGGCGGGCATACTCGGCATCAACCACAACACCGGTGCCGCCGACATGATTACCGGCTACTGGCGCGACCGCCCGCACACCCACAGCCTTAACGCATCGCTCAACGGCAGCTACCGCCTGTTCGGCCGCGAACACGACTGGACGGCGGGCATCGGCGGCAGCCGCAGCAAAAGCAGCCGCCACGGCGCGCGCAATATCGCATTCAATGCCGTTGCCAATCTTGATGATTTCTCGCGCAGCGGCAGCTATCCCGAGCCTGCGTCCTAGTCCTATATGCAGCAGATACACGGCGAAAGCGACAAACGCCAAAGCGGCGGCTACCTCGCCACCCGTATCAGAGCAACAGACAAACTCTCGCTTATCGCCGGCGCGCGCTACAGCCGCTACCGTGCAGGCAGCTACAACACCCGCAGCCAAAGCATCGAACACGTATCCGGCGGCCGTCTCACCCCCTACACCGGCATCGTTTACGACTTCCATCCCAACTTCAGCGCCTACGCCTCCTACAGTAGCCTGTTCGTGCCGCAAACCCAGAAAGACCGAGACGGCGGCTACCTCAAACCCCTTACCGGCAGCCATCTCGAAGCCGGCATCAAAGCCAGCTGGCTGCAAGGCCGTCTGAATGCCTCCGCCGCCCTCTACCGCGCCCGCAAAAACCACCTGGCCGTTAGCCGCAGGCCGCGACGCCAACGGCGACACCTACTACCAAGCCGCCGATCAAGCCGCCCACCACGGCTGGGAAGCCGAAATCAGCGGCCGCCTCACCGAAAGCTGGCAATTACAGGCAGGCTACAGCCAAAGCCGCACCCGCGACCGGCAAGGCAAACGGCTCAACAGCGACAGCATCCCCGAGCGCAGCTTCAAACTCTACCTCCTACACCACGCAGCCTGAAAACCCGCGCGGCTGGACAATCGGCGGCGGCCTGCGCTGGCAGAGCGAAACCCATGCCGACCCCGACACCATCCGCATGGACGACCCCGCCGCCAAAGCGCGCTCCGCCGCCAAAAAGCCTACGCCGTAGCCGACCTGTTCGCCCGCTACCGCATCAGCCCGCAGGCCGAAGCCGTCAACGCACATTTCCAGCGCCAAATGCCGCTGCCGCCCGCCCGAGCGCAGACGGCGGCCGTCTTCGCCCAGCTGCCAGCCCGAGCCGGCGGCTTGGAAGTAGTTGCGGTATTGGTGGTAAAGGGTGTCGGTGTTCATAAAACGCTCCTGCGGATGAGATTTTTCCGACCTGTGATTAAGGCCGTCTGAAATCAATAAACCAGATTTCAGACGGCCTTTTAAGCCTTTTCAGGCTGCCTATTTCTTCAGCCGCCGATGCAGCTCCTGCACGCTGTACACACCCAGGTGGTCGCGGCTTTTGGCGCCTTCGCTCATGGCTTCGCCGCCGGCGACGGTGGTGTATTGCGGCACGCGCTGGGTGAGGGCGCTGCGTCGGATGCTGTGGCTGTCGGCGATTTCCTGCGGGTTGCTGGCGGTGGTGTTCACCACTAGGGCAATTTCGCCGTTTTTAATCGCATCGACAATGTGCGGGCGGCCTTCGGGCACTTTGTTGACGGTTTGCACCACCACGCCGTGCTCGGTGAGATACGCCGCCGTGCCGCGTGTGGCGCAGACGCCGTAGCCTAAGGTTTGGAAGTTTTTGGCCGTCTGAACAATCAGCGGCTTGTCTTCTTCGCGCACGGAAAGGAAGATTTTGCCGGTGGCGGGCATACGCTCGCCCGCGCCGAGCTGGGCTTTGAGATAGGCTTCGGAGAAGGTTTCGCCCACGCCCATCACTTCGCCGGTGGAGCGCATTTCGGGGCCGAGAATGGTGTCCACACCGGGGAATTTGATGAAGGGGAACACGGCTTCTTTAACGGCGTAGAAATCGGGGATGATTTCGTGTTCTACGCCTTGCTCTTTCAGGGCGATGCCTGCCATGCAGCGCGCGCCGACTTTGGCGAGCGGCACGCCGGTGGCTTTGGAGACGAAGGGCACGGTACGGCTGGCGCGCGGGTTCACTTCCAACACGAACACCACGCCGTCTTGCACGGCAAACTGTACGTTCATCAGGCCGACCACGCCCAGCGCGTATGCCATGGCTTTGGTTTG is a window encoding:
- a CDS encoding CDP-alcohol phosphatidyltransferase family protein, with protein sequence MSIYALKPRFQNLLRPLVRRLHARGITANQVTLAACAASVLLGLLLAAAAQHRIHALFWLLPVWLIIRMALNAADGMLAREFGQQSALGGYLNEITDVAADAALYLPFAFVAPFGGLETALFVWLAALSELCGVLGQVHGSGRRYDGPLGKSDRAFLTGLLAVWYAAAGSLPAACYWLMWLACALLVLTCLRRVKSGLADADES
- a CDS encoding NAD(P)H-binding protein translates to MTLTAAIIGATGATGRELTALLLDDPRFGEVHIFVRREPRISHDKLRVHIIDFARSADWAAQVRGDILFSCLGTTLKDAGSQEAQRQIDYQAVIDTARAARANGVPTFALLSAAGADPQSRIFYSRLKGELERDSATLAFPQLLVFRSPLLLRPDSKRPAEVWSARLLSALNAIGILKSQQSLPVADLARAMADAAAQAHTQAERSETVFPPADIRRLLGQG
- a CDS encoding TonB-dependent receptor, which translates into the protein MPPPPSTAPAKTTWPLAAGRDANGDTYYQAADQAAHHGWEAEISGRLTESWQLQAGYSQSRTRDRQGKRLNSDSIPERSFKLYLLHHAA
- a CDS encoding TonB-dependent siderophore receptor encodes the protein MRGGAVSASPLGLPMTLRELPQSTSIIGQRQMREQNIRTLDDALVQANGVSRQIYGSNRAGYNYLFARGSRITNFSIDGLNAGDSLQDAGNAATAAYERVEVVRGANGLLYGAGEPSASVNLVRKRPTRTPQAQIALHAGSYRQNGASADVSGSLNDAGTLRGRAVADFHHGRTWREREKSRDFSLYGIAEYDVTPATRLHAGAHYQQARETAASSHSTVTYDNAGYATPLGVHYNPSADWAYSRTRTLNLFAGVQHQFRNGVQGKVEYSYTKRDWDHPYGVAGILGINHNTGAADMITGYWRDRPHTHSLNASLNGSYRLFGREHDWTAGIGGSRSKSSRHGARNIAFNAVANLDDFSRSGSYPEPAS